One Salmo trutta chromosome 12, fSalTru1.1, whole genome shotgun sequence genomic region harbors:
- the LOC115202937 gene encoding teashirt homolog 3 isoform X1, translated as MPRRKQQAPRRAAAYAPEDEKEAALLDEDLEGEDSAGEEEPAVKYMCQDKDFLINDRPGFHDSPVADFSGHELDNESHLSESSDRMSDFESASLKNEEEVAKVPLTPLSPSSSVMMATSTAIATEDGATTGPDSLEQMKAIYTSFLTNSYWSSLNLNLTQPPAVEKPPRSHSSSSSSSSSSCGSNGNGYDWHQSAVAKTLQQVSQNQNRLNHQAAEQNNLFSTVQLYRQSTKLYGSIFTGASKFRCKDCSAAYDTLVGLTVHMNETGHYRDDNHETDSEGTKRWSKPRKRSLLEMEGKEDAQKVLKCMYCGHSFESLQDLSVHMIKTKHYQKVPLKEPVTPVAAKIISSARKRAPIELDLPSSPDSNGGTPKPSLNDPYDPLQKASNPYITPNNRYGHQNGASYAWQFESRKSQILKCMECGSSHDTLQELTAHMMVTGHFIKVTNSAIKKVKPIMESPPTPIPIISAGEEKFQSVPLAATAFSPPPPPLPPPSGISPAMAVEIKKEEKEEECMKETTNSSKDKKTGDDETEEKFDISSKYSYLTEEDLEESPKAGFDILKSLENTVTSAINKAQNGAPSWGGYPSIHAAYQLPNIMKLSLANSGKSSALKYMFPGGETLFQNAKNQPLISPPSRQTSPLPKNNFHAMEELVKKVTEKVAKVEEKMREPSIRASPMRQATPSPCSSEAGESARGESPKERRGSKTPERIGGGSHKDSNGDANMKESLENGMESAVKSPISALCGGTAIITDHPPEQPFVNPLSALQSVMNVHLGKAAKPALPSLDPMSMLFKMSNSLAEKAAVAASTPAQTKKNNEHLDRYFYHVNNDQPIDLTKGKNEKSSSLGSAALSSSTSTPSSGSPSSTATMAKASSAVASFMSNSPLRENALSDISDMLRNLTESQASKSSTPTSLSERSDIEGSTQEELEEISPAQKRKGRQSNWNPQHLLILQAQFTTSLRQTGDGKYVMSDLSPQERMHISRFTGLSMTTISHWLANVKYQLRRTGGTKFLKNLDSGHPVFFCSDCASQIRSPSTYVSHLESHLGFRLRDLAKLSGEQLVSQISRHTKSLSEKLLSNHSHSHSNPHSLSHAHSPSPSPDEDGSSTSYQCKLCNRTFASKHAVKLHLSKTHGKSPEDHLMYVCELEKQ; from the coding sequence CGTATGCCCCTGAGGATGAGAAGGAGGCTGCCCTGCTCGATGAGGACCTGGAGGGGGAGGACTCTGCCGGGGAGGAGGAGCCTGCGGTCAAGTACATGTGCCAAGACAAGGACTTCCTTATCAATGACCGGCCTGGTTTCCACGACTCCCCCGTGGCCGATTTCTCCGGCCATGAGTTGGACAATGAGTCTCACCTGAGTGAGTCCAGTGACCGCATGTCAGACTTTGAGAGTGCCTCTCTCAAAAATGAGGAGGAGGTCGCGAAGGTGCCACTAACGCCCTTGTCGCCATCTTCCTCTGTCATGATGGCCACCAGCACAGCTATAGCCACGGAGGACGGCGCCACCACCGGGCCAGACAGCCTGGAGCAGATGAAGGCCATCTACACCAGCTTCCTGACCAACTCTTACTGGTCGTCTCTGAACCTCAACCTCACCCAGCCGCCAGCGGTGGAGAAACCACCACGCagccacagcagcagcagcagtagcagtagcagcagttgtgGCAGCAATGGCAATGGTTACGACTGGCACCAGTCCGCCGTGGCCAAGACCCTCCAGCAGGTCTCTCAGAACCAGAACCGGCTCAACCACCAAGCAGCGGAGCAAAACAACCTATTCAGCACCGTGCAGCTCTACCGTCAGAGCACAAAGCTCTACGGCTCCATCTTCACAGGTGCCAGTAAGTTCCGCTGCAAGGACTGCAGTGCTGCCTACGACACGCTGGTGGGGCTGACCGTACACATGAATGAGACAGGCCACTACCGCGATGACAACCACGAGACAGACAGCGAGGGCACCAAGCGCTGGTCCAAGCCACGTAAACGATCCCTCCTGGAGATGGAAGGGAAAGAGGATGCTCAGAAGGTCCTGAAGTGTATGTACTGTGGACATTCCTTTGAGTCTCTGCAGGACCTCAGTGTCCACATGATTAAGACAAAACACTACCAGAAAGTGCCTCTGAAGGAGCCAGTGACTCCTGTGGCAGCCAAGATCATCTCCTCCGCCCGGAAGAGAGCCCCCATCGAGCTCGACCTCCCCAGCTCCCCAGACTCCAATGGTGGCACCCCCAAACCCTCCCTAAATGACCCTTATGACCCCCTCCAGAAGGCATCCAACCCCTACATCACCCCAAACAACCGTTACGGACACCAGAATGGAGCCAGTTATGCATGGCAGTTCGAGTCCAGGAAGTCTCAGATCCTGAAATGCATGGAATGTGGCAGCTCCCACGATACACTTCAGGAGCTAACAGCACACATGATGGTGACCGGTCACTTCATCAAGGTCACAAACTCTGCCATTAAGAAAGTCAAGCCCATCATGGAGTCTCCCCCAACACCCATCCCCATCATCTCTGCTGGTGAGGAGAAATTCCAGTCTGTGCCACTGGCAGCCACAGCATTctccccacctcctccacctTTACCTCCTCCCTCTGGTATTTCCCCTGCCATGGCTGTGGAGAttaagaaggaggagaaggaagaggaatgTATGAAGGAAACCACTAACAGCAGCAAAGACAAGAAGACCGGAGATGACGAGACAGAGGAGAAATTTGATATCTCCTCCAAATACTCTTACTTAACAGAGGAGGATTTGGAGGAGAGCCCTAAGGCAGGGTTTGACATCCTCAAGTCCTTGGAGAACACAGTGACATCAGCCATCAACAAAGCACAGAACGGTGCTCCCAGCTGGGGGGGCTACCCCAGCATCCATGCTGCATACCAGCTGCCCAACATCATGAAGCTCTCACTGGCTAACTCAGGGAAGAGCTCAGCCCTGAAGTACATGTTCCCTGGAGGAGAGACCCTTTTCCAAAATGCCAAAAACCAACCTCTGATCTCCCCGCCCAGCCGTcagacctctcctctccccaaaaACAACTTCCACGCCATGGAGGAGCTGGTGAAGAAGGTGACTGAGAAAGTAGCCAAGGTTGAGGAGAAGATGCGGGAGCCCAGTATAAGGGCGTCCCCAATGAGACAAGCCACACCCTCCCCCTGCAGCAGCGAGGCAGGGGAGTCAGCCAGAGGGGAGTCCCccaaagagaggagagggtctaAAACCCCCGAGCGCATCGGAGGAGGCAGCCATAAAGACTCTAACGGTGACGCCAATATGAAGGAGTCGCTGGAGAATGGGATGGAGTCTGCTGTCAAATCCCCCATCTCTGCCTTGTGTGGCGGCACAGCCATTATTACAGACCACCCGCCAGAGCAGCCCTTCGTCAATCCTCTAAGTGCGCTTCAGTCCGTGATGAACGTCCACCTGGGTAAGGCAGCCAAGCCTGCTCTGCCGTCCCTGGACCCCATGAGCATGCTCTTCAAGATGAGCAACAGCCTGGCAGAGAAGGCCGCGGTCGCCGCTTCCACCCCAGCTCAGACCAAAAAAAACAACGAGCACTTGGACCGCTACTTCTACCACGTCAACAACGACCAGCCAATAGACCTGACCAAAGGCAAGAATGAAAAGAGTAGCTCCCTGGGTTCAGCTGCCCTGTCGTCATCCACATCAACACCCTCCTCGGGCTCCCCCTCCTCCACAGCCACCATGGCCAAGGCCTCGTCTGCTGTGGCCTCGTTCATGTCCAACTCCCCGCTGCGTGAGAACGCCCTGTCTGACATATCAGACATGCTGAGAAACCTCACAGAGAGTCAAGCTTCCAAGTCCTCCACGCCCACCAGCCTGTCGGAAAGGTCTGACATCGAGGGTTCCACTCAAGAGGAGCTAGAGGAGATCTCTCCAGCCCAGAAACGCAAGGGCCGGCAGTCCAACTGGAACCCCCAGCACCTGCTCATCCTACAGGCCCAGTTTACTACCAGCCTCCGGCAGACTGGCGACGGGAAGTACGTGATGTCAGACCTGAGCCCCCAGGAGAGGATGCACATCTCCCGTTTCACAGGCCTCTCCATGACGACCATCAGCCACTGGCTGGCCAACGTCAAGTACCAGCTGAGGAGAACCGGAGGGACGAAGTTCTTAAAAAACCTGGACTCAGGCCACCCAGTGTTCTTTTGCAGCGACTGTGCTTCTCAGATTCGTTCCCCCTCCACCTACGTCAGCCACTTGGAGTCTCACCTGGGCTTCAGACTCAGAGACCTGGCCAAACTGTCTGGAGAACAGCTTGTCAGCCAGATCTCACGTCACACCAAAAGCCTGTCCGAAAAACTGCTCTCCAaccactcccactcccactccaaCCCTCACTCCCTGTCCCACGCCCactccccgtctccctcccctGACGAGGACGGTAGCAGCACCTCGTATCAGTGCAAGCTCTGCAACCGGACTTTTGCAAGCAAGCACGCGGTCAAGCTCCACCTGAGCAAGACCCATGGGAAATCCCCAGAGGACCAccttatgtatgtgtgtgagctaGAGAAACAGTAG
- the LOC115202937 gene encoding teashirt homolog 3 isoform X2, which yields MCQDKDFLINDRPGFHDSPVADFSGHELDNESHLSESSDRMSDFESASLKNEEEVAKVPLTPLSPSSSVMMATSTAIATEDGATTGPDSLEQMKAIYTSFLTNSYWSSLNLNLTQPPAVEKPPRSHSSSSSSSSSSCGSNGNGYDWHQSAVAKTLQQVSQNQNRLNHQAAEQNNLFSTVQLYRQSTKLYGSIFTGASKFRCKDCSAAYDTLVGLTVHMNETGHYRDDNHETDSEGTKRWSKPRKRSLLEMEGKEDAQKVLKCMYCGHSFESLQDLSVHMIKTKHYQKVPLKEPVTPVAAKIISSARKRAPIELDLPSSPDSNGGTPKPSLNDPYDPLQKASNPYITPNNRYGHQNGASYAWQFESRKSQILKCMECGSSHDTLQELTAHMMVTGHFIKVTNSAIKKVKPIMESPPTPIPIISAGEEKFQSVPLAATAFSPPPPPLPPPSGISPAMAVEIKKEEKEEECMKETTNSSKDKKTGDDETEEKFDISSKYSYLTEEDLEESPKAGFDILKSLENTVTSAINKAQNGAPSWGGYPSIHAAYQLPNIMKLSLANSGKSSALKYMFPGGETLFQNAKNQPLISPPSRQTSPLPKNNFHAMEELVKKVTEKVAKVEEKMREPSIRASPMRQATPSPCSSEAGESARGESPKERRGSKTPERIGGGSHKDSNGDANMKESLENGMESAVKSPISALCGGTAIITDHPPEQPFVNPLSALQSVMNVHLGKAAKPALPSLDPMSMLFKMSNSLAEKAAVAASTPAQTKKNNEHLDRYFYHVNNDQPIDLTKGKNEKSSSLGSAALSSSTSTPSSGSPSSTATMAKASSAVASFMSNSPLRENALSDISDMLRNLTESQASKSSTPTSLSERSDIEGSTQEELEEISPAQKRKGRQSNWNPQHLLILQAQFTTSLRQTGDGKYVMSDLSPQERMHISRFTGLSMTTISHWLANVKYQLRRTGGTKFLKNLDSGHPVFFCSDCASQIRSPSTYVSHLESHLGFRLRDLAKLSGEQLVSQISRHTKSLSEKLLSNHSHSHSNPHSLSHAHSPSPSPDEDGSSTSYQCKLCNRTFASKHAVKLHLSKTHGKSPEDHLMYVCELEKQ from the coding sequence ATGTGCCAAGACAAGGACTTCCTTATCAATGACCGGCCTGGTTTCCACGACTCCCCCGTGGCCGATTTCTCCGGCCATGAGTTGGACAATGAGTCTCACCTGAGTGAGTCCAGTGACCGCATGTCAGACTTTGAGAGTGCCTCTCTCAAAAATGAGGAGGAGGTCGCGAAGGTGCCACTAACGCCCTTGTCGCCATCTTCCTCTGTCATGATGGCCACCAGCACAGCTATAGCCACGGAGGACGGCGCCACCACCGGGCCAGACAGCCTGGAGCAGATGAAGGCCATCTACACCAGCTTCCTGACCAACTCTTACTGGTCGTCTCTGAACCTCAACCTCACCCAGCCGCCAGCGGTGGAGAAACCACCACGCagccacagcagcagcagcagtagcagtagcagcagttgtgGCAGCAATGGCAATGGTTACGACTGGCACCAGTCCGCCGTGGCCAAGACCCTCCAGCAGGTCTCTCAGAACCAGAACCGGCTCAACCACCAAGCAGCGGAGCAAAACAACCTATTCAGCACCGTGCAGCTCTACCGTCAGAGCACAAAGCTCTACGGCTCCATCTTCACAGGTGCCAGTAAGTTCCGCTGCAAGGACTGCAGTGCTGCCTACGACACGCTGGTGGGGCTGACCGTACACATGAATGAGACAGGCCACTACCGCGATGACAACCACGAGACAGACAGCGAGGGCACCAAGCGCTGGTCCAAGCCACGTAAACGATCCCTCCTGGAGATGGAAGGGAAAGAGGATGCTCAGAAGGTCCTGAAGTGTATGTACTGTGGACATTCCTTTGAGTCTCTGCAGGACCTCAGTGTCCACATGATTAAGACAAAACACTACCAGAAAGTGCCTCTGAAGGAGCCAGTGACTCCTGTGGCAGCCAAGATCATCTCCTCCGCCCGGAAGAGAGCCCCCATCGAGCTCGACCTCCCCAGCTCCCCAGACTCCAATGGTGGCACCCCCAAACCCTCCCTAAATGACCCTTATGACCCCCTCCAGAAGGCATCCAACCCCTACATCACCCCAAACAACCGTTACGGACACCAGAATGGAGCCAGTTATGCATGGCAGTTCGAGTCCAGGAAGTCTCAGATCCTGAAATGCATGGAATGTGGCAGCTCCCACGATACACTTCAGGAGCTAACAGCACACATGATGGTGACCGGTCACTTCATCAAGGTCACAAACTCTGCCATTAAGAAAGTCAAGCCCATCATGGAGTCTCCCCCAACACCCATCCCCATCATCTCTGCTGGTGAGGAGAAATTCCAGTCTGTGCCACTGGCAGCCACAGCATTctccccacctcctccacctTTACCTCCTCCCTCTGGTATTTCCCCTGCCATGGCTGTGGAGAttaagaaggaggagaaggaagaggaatgTATGAAGGAAACCACTAACAGCAGCAAAGACAAGAAGACCGGAGATGACGAGACAGAGGAGAAATTTGATATCTCCTCCAAATACTCTTACTTAACAGAGGAGGATTTGGAGGAGAGCCCTAAGGCAGGGTTTGACATCCTCAAGTCCTTGGAGAACACAGTGACATCAGCCATCAACAAAGCACAGAACGGTGCTCCCAGCTGGGGGGGCTACCCCAGCATCCATGCTGCATACCAGCTGCCCAACATCATGAAGCTCTCACTGGCTAACTCAGGGAAGAGCTCAGCCCTGAAGTACATGTTCCCTGGAGGAGAGACCCTTTTCCAAAATGCCAAAAACCAACCTCTGATCTCCCCGCCCAGCCGTcagacctctcctctccccaaaaACAACTTCCACGCCATGGAGGAGCTGGTGAAGAAGGTGACTGAGAAAGTAGCCAAGGTTGAGGAGAAGATGCGGGAGCCCAGTATAAGGGCGTCCCCAATGAGACAAGCCACACCCTCCCCCTGCAGCAGCGAGGCAGGGGAGTCAGCCAGAGGGGAGTCCCccaaagagaggagagggtctaAAACCCCCGAGCGCATCGGAGGAGGCAGCCATAAAGACTCTAACGGTGACGCCAATATGAAGGAGTCGCTGGAGAATGGGATGGAGTCTGCTGTCAAATCCCCCATCTCTGCCTTGTGTGGCGGCACAGCCATTATTACAGACCACCCGCCAGAGCAGCCCTTCGTCAATCCTCTAAGTGCGCTTCAGTCCGTGATGAACGTCCACCTGGGTAAGGCAGCCAAGCCTGCTCTGCCGTCCCTGGACCCCATGAGCATGCTCTTCAAGATGAGCAACAGCCTGGCAGAGAAGGCCGCGGTCGCCGCTTCCACCCCAGCTCAGACCAAAAAAAACAACGAGCACTTGGACCGCTACTTCTACCACGTCAACAACGACCAGCCAATAGACCTGACCAAAGGCAAGAATGAAAAGAGTAGCTCCCTGGGTTCAGCTGCCCTGTCGTCATCCACATCAACACCCTCCTCGGGCTCCCCCTCCTCCACAGCCACCATGGCCAAGGCCTCGTCTGCTGTGGCCTCGTTCATGTCCAACTCCCCGCTGCGTGAGAACGCCCTGTCTGACATATCAGACATGCTGAGAAACCTCACAGAGAGTCAAGCTTCCAAGTCCTCCACGCCCACCAGCCTGTCGGAAAGGTCTGACATCGAGGGTTCCACTCAAGAGGAGCTAGAGGAGATCTCTCCAGCCCAGAAACGCAAGGGCCGGCAGTCCAACTGGAACCCCCAGCACCTGCTCATCCTACAGGCCCAGTTTACTACCAGCCTCCGGCAGACTGGCGACGGGAAGTACGTGATGTCAGACCTGAGCCCCCAGGAGAGGATGCACATCTCCCGTTTCACAGGCCTCTCCATGACGACCATCAGCCACTGGCTGGCCAACGTCAAGTACCAGCTGAGGAGAACCGGAGGGACGAAGTTCTTAAAAAACCTGGACTCAGGCCACCCAGTGTTCTTTTGCAGCGACTGTGCTTCTCAGATTCGTTCCCCCTCCACCTACGTCAGCCACTTGGAGTCTCACCTGGGCTTCAGACTCAGAGACCTGGCCAAACTGTCTGGAGAACAGCTTGTCAGCCAGATCTCACGTCACACCAAAAGCCTGTCCGAAAAACTGCTCTCCAaccactcccactcccactccaaCCCTCACTCCCTGTCCCACGCCCactccccgtctccctcccctGACGAGGACGGTAGCAGCACCTCGTATCAGTGCAAGCTCTGCAACCGGACTTTTGCAAGCAAGCACGCGGTCAAGCTCCACCTGAGCAAGACCCATGGGAAATCCCCAGAGGACCAccttatgtatgtgtgtgagctaGAGAAACAGTAG